gcgtctcggcaGCCGGCGAGTCGGACGCGTGCGAGGGAGCGGGAGCGagcacgtcctcgagcgaccACACCCACACCGCCTTGGCAAAgtggagcgacgcgccgtgcaccacggcgaggtgcacgaggtgcggcgcgtcgttcTGTATCGAGGCAAATGCGCCGTAAAGCTgtgcctcgagctgcgtacTCGcatgcacgagctcgacgatcgcgcgcaggcgcgcgtcgcggatcccccgcggcacgtcgccagGCACCGCCCCATTGACTGCATAGGATACTGCCGGTACAAGCACTTCGGCGTCCTCCCCTtgctcgtccagcgcgtAGCGCGCGTGCAACGCGAGTGTATCGAGCGGCCTGCGTAAGCAACACGACGTACTCTGGCACTTGACCCGCGGCCCACAGCGCGTATCGCacggcagcgtgcgcaaACAGCGACAGAACCTTTATGAGATGCCCTGATGCCTGCTCGccccgcgcctcgcgctcccactgcgcctgcagcacGCCCTGCACCTCCAGCGCAGGGGCCCTCGCCATGCGGAAGCAACCCGGCGCGTTGGTCACGTGACCTtcgcgccagcgcggccgagccgTCCGAGCGGGCGTCCAGACGACGGTGACGGTGCGGCGCCTGAACGTCGTGTCGCCAGCATGCAGATGCTGACCAAGGTATGTGCACTCTCTGACGCAGTTTGAGTCGAAATCGAATCGGGTCAAGGGCATTGCGTTCCACCCGAAGCTTCCGCTGctggccgcgtcgctgcacaATGGCTCGATCCAGCTGTGGAACTACCAGACGGGCACCATCTAcgatcgcctcgaggagcacgagGGCCCGGTGCGTGGCGTGAGCTTCCACCCCACGCAGCCGCTGCTTGTGAGTGGTGGTGACGACTACAAGGTCAAGGTGTGGAACCACAAGACGGGCAAGGTCCTCTTTACCCTGCACGGGCACCTCGACTATGTGCGCACTGTCTACTTCCACCACGAGCACCCGTGGATCATCAGTGCATCGGATGACCAGACGATCCGTATCTGGAACTGGCAGAGCCGCACGTGTATCGCGATCCTCACCGGCCACAACCACTATGTGATGTGCGCGCAGTTCCACCCCCACGAAGACCTGATCGTGTCGGCGTCCATGGACCAGACCGTGCGTGTATGGGACTTTTCCGCGCTCAAGCAAAAGTCGACCACCGCACAGCCCatgtcgctcgacgagcagatCGCGCGCGCGAACAGCGCGCAGATGGACCTGTTTGGCAATATGGACGTCATTGTCAAGTACGTCCTCGAGGGCCACGACCGCGGCGTGAACTGGGCCACTTTCCAccccgcgctgccgctcaTCGTgtccgcgagcgacgaccgcCAAGTCAAGCTCTGGCGTATGTCCGAGACCAAGGCGTGGGAAGTCGATACGTGCCGCGGCCACTACAACAATgtgtcggcggcgctctttCATCCCCACAGCGAGCTGATTCTGTCGGCTTCGGAGGACAAGACGATTCGAGTGTGGGACATGGGCAAGCGCACGGCTGTGCAGACCTTCCGCCGCGAGCACGACCGCTTCTGGGTGCTGACGTCGCACCCCCGTGTGAACCTCTTTGCGGCGGGCCACGACAGCGGTTTGATCGTCTTtaagctcgagcgcgagcgcccgCCGTTTGCGCTGCACAACAATGTCCTGTACTATGTGCGCAACAAGCAagtgcgcacgctcgacttTGCCTCTGGCAAGGACCAGGCGGTGCTGAGCAtcaagcgcctcggcaaccAGTACGTGCAGCCCCGCGCGCTGAGCTTCAACCCTGCCGAGCGCTCGGTGATTGtcacgtcgacgagcggcgacaGCGGCGTGTTTGACATTGCGCCCCTGCCGCATACCCCCCCGGCGGAGCTGCAGGAATCCGGCTCGGTTGGCAAGCGTGGTCAAGGTGCGAGTGCGCTGTTTGTCGCGCGCAACCGCTTTGCGGTGCTCCTCAAGCCGACACACTCGGTCGAGATCCGCGATCTGTCGAACAATGTCGTCAAGACGGTCACCCTTCCCGACGAGGTCCAGGACATTTTCCcgggcggcacgtcgcacATTGTCTTTAGCACCCCGACGTCGGTCGCGCTCTTTGACACGCAGCAGCAGACCGTCACGGCTGAGCTGCCGAGTGCCGCGGTGAAGTACGTCGTCTGGTCTCCGGATGGCTCGAtggccgcgctgctcagCAAGCACACCATCACTCTGACGAACAAGACCTTTACCACTTCCCACGTCCTCCACGAAACGATCCGTATCAAGAGTGCGGCGTGggacgcgagcggcgtcttGCTGTACAGCACGCTCAACCATATCAAGTATGCGCTTCCCCAGGGCGATACCGGCATTAtcaagacgctcgagcagccCGTGTACCTCACGCGCGCTAACGGGCCGGTTGTCAACTGCCTCGACCGCCAGGCGTGCCCGCGGACGATCCAGATCGACCCGACCGAGTACCGTTTcaagctcgcgctgctccaggAGCGCTATGACGAGGTGCTGAGCATCATCAAGACCTCGCGCTTGGTCGGCCAGTCGATCATTGCGTACCTGCAAAAGAAGGGCTACCCCGAGATCGCTTTGCACTTTGTGCAGGACAAGACCACGCGCTTCGACCTCGCGGTCGAGTGCGGCAACCTCGacgtggcgctcgagacggccgaggcgatcaACGTGCCCGAGATCTGGGCGCGCCTGGGAGAGACGGCACTgaagctcggcgaccaccgcatcgtcgagcgcgcctaCCAAAAGAACAAGGACTTTGACCAGCTCTCCTTCCTCTACCTCATTACCGGCAACACGGAGAAGCTCAGCAAGATGGCGAcgatcgccgagcgccgcggcaatGCCCAGAGCATGTACCACAATGCGATCTatgccgacgacgccgcgacgcaggcaCGCGTGCTTagcggcgccggcctcgacgcgcttgcgTTTATCGCTGCGCAGAacgcaggcgacgccgcgctcgccgccgagatcGCAGAAAGCGCGGGCATCGACAGCGCaacggcctcggcggcgctcgcgacgagcgcgccggacgcgccggGCCTGCCTCCGGTCGTCACCGAGAGCTTCCAGCTGAACTGGCCGCTGGTCGACACGCAGGAGAACTACTTTGACCAGATCCTCGCGGCGaacgccgacggcggcgtgaTCTTTGAGGACAATGCGGTGGATGCGCCGGCCCACGACCTCGACTCGtggctcgacggcgacgcgctccacgACGCGGAAGAAGAGCTCGCTGAagacgccgcggcgctcgacattggcgacgcggacgaggcctgggacctcgacgagtcaaccgtcgcgccggccgaagaggagctcggccagcacattgcgccgctcgtcgacgcgcacgccctcgAGGGCTTTGCGCCAGGTAGTGCCGAGAGCGAGCACTGGCTGCGCAACTCGCCTGTCGCCGCGGACCTCGCTGCGGCTGGTGCGTTTGAtacggcgctgcagctgctcagCCGCCAGGCGGGCATCGTGGcctttgcgccgctgcgcccgctCCTCTGGCGTGCGTACGCGTGTGCGCGGGCGGTTGTGCCGggtgcgccgggcgcccCGCCGCTTGTCCTGCACCTGCGTCGCAACAACGAGGCGAGCGAAGGCGAGCTAAGCCGTGTGCTCCCCGCAACGCCGCTCTCGGTGTCGTACCTGCGCTcgcacgagctgcaggagGCGTACAAGGCCGTGAGCGGCAACAAGCtgcccgaggccgaggtgcttTTCCGCTCGCTCCTGCACCAGCTCGTACTGACGCCTGCCGCGAGCGatgccgaggcgagcgagaTTGCGCAGCTCATTAGCCAGTGCCGCGAGTACCTCGTCGGCATTGCgatcgagctcgagcgccgtgcgctcgccgctgctgAGCCGGACAATGTCGCGCGCAacgtcgagcttgcggcgctctttACGCATGTGCAGATGCAGCCGCAGCACCAgatgctcgcgctgcgtatCGCCATGATGgaggcacgccgcgtcggcaaCCTCGCGATGGCCGGCCactttgcgcgccgcctgatTGAGCTGCAGCCTCCGGCCAAGGTcgtgcaggtcgcgcagcagatcCTCGCACTCAGCGACCGCCagccgcgcgatgcggtgccggtgccgggcTACTCGACGCACGAGGCAGTGTACGTCGTGTGTGCGGGCAGCCATACGTTGATTCCGAACGGCGGTGCAGGTGCGATTGAGGACCCGCTTACGGGTGCCAAGTACCTGCCCGAGTATGCGGGATCCCTGTGCACCGTGAGCCAGATCAGCGAGGTCGGCCGGCTTGCGACGGGTCTCCGGAGTGTCGCGTAGGGGATGTAGAGACGTAGATACTCGACATTGAGAAGAGGAGAATGGGAAATGGGCCTGGCGAAGGGCCGTCGGGAGTGGCGGGAGCATAGACCATCAGCAAAATACTGTGACATGGGCAGGCCGTGATGGCTACGATGACATTATGATAGACAAGGATAAGACTGGATCGCATAGGCTATCGCAGACGATTCAGTACTATGCTCTGATGCGCTTGGCTGTCTGCCAGCCACACGACGTAAGGCGTACGGGAC
This sequence is a window from Malassezia japonica chromosome 5, complete sequence. Protein-coding genes within it:
- a CDS encoding uncharacterized protein (BUSCO:EOG0926074Y; COG:U; EggNog:ENOG503NW3Q) gives rise to the protein MQMLTKFESKSNRVKGIAFHPKLPLLAASLHNGSIQLWNYQTGTIYDRLEEHEGPVRGVSFHPTQPLLVSGGDDYKVKVWNHKTGKVLFTLHGHLDYVRTVYFHHEHPWIISASDDQTIRIWNWQSRTCIAILTGHNHYVMCAQFHPHEDLIVSASMDQTVRVWDFSALKQKSTTAQPMSLDEQIARANSAQMDLFGNMDVIVKYVLEGHDRGVNWATFHPALPLIVSASDDRQVKLWRMSETKAWEVDTCRGHYNNVSAALFHPHSELILSASEDKTIRVWDMGKRTAVQTFRREHDRFWVLTSHPRVNLFAAGHDSGLIVFKLERERPPFALHNNVLYYVRNKQVRTLDFASGKDQAVLSIKRLGNQYVQPRALSFNPAERSVIVTSTSGDSGVFDIAPLPHTPPAELQESGSVGKRGQGASALFVARNRFAVLLKPTHSVEIRDLSNNVVKTVTLPDEVQDIFPGGTSHIVFSTPTSVALFDTQQQTVTAELPSAAVKYVVWSPDGSMAALLSKHTITLTNKTFTTSHVLHETIRIKSAAWDASGVLLYSTLNHIKYALPQGDTGIIKTLEQPVYLTRANGPVVNCLDRQACPRTIQIDPTEYRFKLALLQERYDEVLSIIKTSRLVGQSIIAYLQKKGYPEIALHFVQDKTTRFDLAVECGNLDVALETAEAINVPEIWARLGETALKLGDHRIVERAYQKNKDFDQLSFLYLITGNTEKLSKMATIAERRGNAQSMYHNAIYADDAATQARVLSGAGLDALAFIAAQNAGDAALAAEIAESAGIDSATASAALATSAPDAPGLPPVVTESFQLNWPLVDTQENYFDQILAANADGGVIFEDNAVDAPAHDLDSWLDGDALHDAEEELAEDAAALDIGDADEAWDLDESTVAPAEEELGQHIAPLVDAHALEGFAPGSAESEHWLRNSPVAADLAAAGAFDTALQLLSRQAGIVAFAPLRPLLWRAYACARAVVPGAPGAPPLVLHLRRNNEASEGELSRVLPATPLSVSYLRSHELQEAYKAVSGNKLPEAEVLFRSLLHQLVLTPAASDAEASEIAQLISQCREYLVGIAIELERRALAAAEPDNVARNVELAALFTHVQMQPQHQMLALRIAMMEARRVGNLAMAGHFARRLIELQPPAKVVQVAQQILALSDRQPRDAVPVPGYSTHEAVYVVCAGSHTLIPNGGAGAIEDPLTGAKYLPEYAGSLCTVSQISEVGRLATGLRSVA